The following proteins are encoded in a genomic region of Nonomuraea muscovyensis:
- a CDS encoding HAD family hydrolase, which translates to MSDVIVFDLYGVIARTQTEEARRRLVELAGVPGERFWEAYWACRPAYDAGQDSSAYWAAVAARLRARFVDVPALVEADIDSWSAVDEEMVGLVCELADQGRTLGLLSNIIEDLVPVWESRHRGWLGRFAALTFSCRIGVAKPDRRAYEICAARMGVAPSRVLFIDDNEANVVAAREAGMSAELFTSPAQVRALVAGR; encoded by the coding sequence ATGTCTGATGTGATCGTTTTCGACCTGTACGGCGTCATCGCCCGTACCCAGACGGAGGAGGCGCGGCGCCGGCTCGTGGAACTGGCCGGGGTGCCGGGGGAGCGGTTCTGGGAGGCGTACTGGGCCTGCCGTCCCGCCTACGACGCCGGTCAGGACTCGTCCGCCTACTGGGCCGCGGTCGCCGCCCGCCTGAGAGCCCGTTTCGTCGACGTGCCGGCGCTGGTCGAGGCGGACATCGACAGCTGGAGCGCGGTGGACGAGGAGATGGTCGGCCTGGTGTGCGAGCTGGCCGACCAGGGCCGCACGCTGGGGTTGCTGTCGAACATCATCGAGGACCTGGTGCCCGTGTGGGAGTCGCGGCACCGGGGATGGCTCGGGAGGTTCGCGGCGCTGACGTTCTCGTGCCGGATCGGGGTGGCCAAGCCGGACCGGCGGGCGTACGAGATCTGCGCGGCCCGGATGGGGGTGGCGCCGTCGCGGGTGCTGTTCATCGACGACAACGAGGCGAATGTCGTGGCGGCACGGGAGGCGGGCATGTCGGCGGAGCTGTTCACCTCGCCCGCCCAGGTGCGTGCCCTCGTGGCCGGGCGCTGA